In a single window of the Nocardioides sp. L-11A genome:
- a CDS encoding isoprenyl transferase — translation MADWKRGVRRVLYPAYEARMLRRMPGNLPKHIGVMLDGNRRWAKAVGRDTAHGHRAGAANIEPLLGWCDDVGIEVVTLWLLSTDNLNRPAAELEPLLEIIADAVDSLADQRRWRLHPVGALDLLPASTAKRLKAAAEATADIDGMIVNVAVAYGGRREIADAVRSLLTEHAALGTPLEMLAQQIDIEHIEEHLYTRGQPDPDLVIRTSGEQRLGGFLLWQSAKSEFYFCEAYWPDFRRVDFLRAIRAYAQRERRFGA, via the coding sequence GTGGCGGACTGGAAGCGCGGTGTGCGCAGGGTGCTCTACCCCGCGTACGAGGCGCGCATGCTTCGCCGGATGCCCGGCAACCTGCCCAAGCACATCGGCGTGATGCTCGACGGCAACCGGCGCTGGGCCAAGGCGGTCGGGCGCGACACCGCCCACGGCCACCGCGCCGGCGCGGCCAATATCGAGCCACTGCTGGGCTGGTGCGACGACGTCGGCATCGAGGTCGTCACGCTCTGGCTGCTGTCGACCGACAACCTCAACCGTCCCGCGGCCGAGCTCGAGCCGCTCCTGGAGATCATCGCCGACGCCGTCGACTCGCTGGCCGACCAGCGACGCTGGCGACTGCACCCGGTCGGCGCTCTCGACCTGCTCCCGGCCAGCACCGCCAAGCGGCTCAAGGCCGCGGCCGAGGCGACCGCCGACATCGACGGGATGATCGTCAACGTCGCCGTGGCCTACGGCGGGCGCCGGGAGATCGCCGACGCCGTCCGCTCCCTGCTCACCGAGCACGCCGCGCTCGGGACGCCGCTGGAGATGCTGGCCCAGCAGATCGACATCGAGCACATCGAGGAGCACCTCTACACCCGGGGCCAGCCCGACCCGGACCTCGTCATCCGGACGTCGGGCGAGCAGCGGCTGGGCGGTTTCCTGCTGTGGCAGAGCGCGAAGTCGGAGTTCTACTTCTGCGAGGCCTACTGGCCCGACTTCCGTCGCGTCGACTTCCTGCGCGCCATCCGCGCCTACGCCCAGCGCGAGCGCCGCTTCGGGGCCTGA
- a CDS encoding siderophore-interacting protein, with protein sequence MSKPITLLTVEATEQLSPGMVRIRFSGDLAAFADSAFTDRYVKLVFGDPAELETGGRPTLRTYTVIAPDVARGTLAIDFVVHGDQGVAGPWAARARPGDTIHVRGPGGAYAPDPAADWHLLAGDEAAIPAIRQALAALPDDAQGYAVIQVDGPVHEQPVATPAGVALTWLHRADPAQPGLADAVRALPWREGRVHAFVHGEGQAVMKDIRPYLYVERGVPRADVSISAYWKQGRTEETFREWKAELARTEEGTS encoded by the coding sequence GTGAGCAAGCCCATCACGCTGCTGACCGTCGAGGCGACGGAGCAGCTCAGCCCCGGGATGGTCCGGATCCGCTTCTCGGGCGATCTCGCGGCCTTCGCGGACAGCGCCTTCACCGACCGCTACGTCAAGCTCGTCTTCGGTGATCCCGCCGAGCTCGAGACGGGCGGCCGGCCGACCCTGCGGACCTACACCGTCATCGCGCCCGACGTCGCCCGGGGCACGCTCGCGATCGACTTCGTGGTCCACGGCGACCAGGGCGTCGCGGGCCCGTGGGCGGCCCGGGCCCGTCCCGGCGACACCATCCACGTCCGTGGCCCGGGCGGCGCCTACGCCCCCGACCCGGCCGCCGACTGGCACCTGCTCGCCGGCGACGAGGCCGCGATCCCCGCCATCCGCCAGGCCCTGGCGGCCCTCCCCGACGACGCGCAGGGGTACGCCGTGATCCAGGTCGACGGCCCGGTGCACGAACAGCCGGTCGCGACCCCGGCGGGCGTCGCGCTGACCTGGCTGCACCGCGCCGACCCCGCCCAGCCGGGCCTCGCCGACGCCGTCCGCGCGCTGCCCTGGCGGGAGGGCCGGGTGCACGCGTTCGTCCACGGCGAGGGACAGGCCGTGATGAAGGACATCCGCCCCTACCTGTACGTCGAGCGCGGCGTCCCGCGCGCCGACGTCTCGATCTCCGCGTACTGGAAGCAGGGCCGCACCGAGGAGACCTTCCGCGAGTGGAAGGCGGAGCTGGCCCGCACCGAGGAAGGCACGTCGTGA
- a CDS encoding DUF3817 domain-containing protein, producing the protein MTTPTRLFRTVAIAEAITWTGLLLGMFLKYVTETTEAGVRVFGMLHGVVFVAYVVTTVVLWVDRRWSAGRGLLTLLAAIPPLATLPLEWWAVRKGWLGDAWRLPAGTTRSLPDRCVGWMIANPLRGLAMGAVAVGGLTALALLVGPPTS; encoded by the coding sequence GTGACCACCCCCACCCGCCTGTTCCGCACCGTCGCGATCGCCGAGGCGATCACCTGGACCGGCCTGCTGCTCGGCATGTTCCTCAAGTACGTCACGGAGACCACCGAGGCAGGCGTCCGGGTCTTCGGGATGCTGCACGGCGTCGTCTTCGTGGCCTACGTCGTGACGACGGTCGTGCTCTGGGTGGACCGGCGCTGGTCGGCCGGCCGGGGACTGCTCACGCTGCTCGCCGCGATCCCGCCGCTGGCGACCCTGCCGCTCGAGTGGTGGGCCGTGCGCAAGGGCTGGCTCGGCGACGCGTGGCGGCTGCCGGCCGGCACGACCCGGTCGCTCCCGGACCGCTGCGTCGGCTGGATGATCGCCAACCCGCTGCGCGGCCTGGCGATGGGCGCCGTCGCCGTCGGCGGCCTGACCGCCCTCGCCCTCCTGGTCGGTCCGCCCACCTCCTGA